A segment of the Methylomonas paludis genome:
ATGCCGCCCAACCAGTTCATAGCAATGATACCAGTACGAATCTGATCGCCTCCGCCCAGGGGAGCTTGATAGGTTTAGGTACCGGTGCAATCATTGCTGCCGCCAAAGCAACCGATGTGTCTGCCGGTTTGAATTTGAACAATCTAAGCCTGTTCATTCAGAATCTGCCCGGCACTTATCAGGATGTCAGCACTATCAGTGTTGGTGGCGATATACTTTACCCCAGCCAACGCAATCCGGTAACCGGCGTGTTTCAGGGCTCGGGCCTGATTAAAGTCGCTGGCCCCGGCTGGTTGAATGTCTGGGCCGGTGGCAGTATTGATCTGGGTGTTTCCGCCGGCATCACCAGCGTCGGCTCTTTATACAATAGTGCTTTGCAAAATTACAGCGGTGCCGGCATCAACTTATTGGCTGGTGCAAGTGTGGGCGCGACCAGTCAAAGTTTATCGGCATACTGGCAACACTATGTCCTCGACAACACATACCGCAATCAATTGAGCCAGCAACTGAACTCTGTATTGAGACAAGCACCCAGCACCAATAATTTGGCGCTGGCAGGTAATCTGCGCAGTCTGTTGAACGCATTGGCTACAGCACAACAGCAATTGCCGGATGCAGATCTAAACAGCCATTGGCAATTAGCCCTGAATATTCTGTTTGACCAGTTCCGGCTGACGGCAACTGAAGTCAATATTTATCATAATAATTCCGCTTATCAGGCGGGATATGATGCTATAAAACGGCTGTTTCCCAATCCCGGCCAAGCCGACATTAGTCTGGACTTCAGTCAAATTCAGACGCTGGAGGGCGGTGATATCAATCTGCTGGCACCAGGCGGCCAGATTAATGTCGGCCTGGCGGCATCTGATATTGCTACTGATAAAAGTGCCGCCCAATTAGGTGTGGTAGCTCAGGGCCAAGGCAATGTCAATATCCTCACCAAAGGTGATCTACAGGTTAACCAGTCTCGGGTTTTCACGCTGGAGGGGGGTGATATTAGTGTCTGGTCCTCTGATGGCAATATTGATGCCGGGCGCGGTACAAAATCATCACTGGCCACTCAATTACCGATTGGTAATTATGATGCCTACGGCAATTTGCTGCTGGTTTACCCTGCCAGCGTCAGTGGTAGCGGAATTCGCGCTCAATCTGGCTATAACAGTAAAACCATAGGCAATATCACGCTGCTGGCACCACATGGGGTAGTCAATGCCGGTGAAGCTGGTATTGCTGGAGATAATATTACCATTGCCGCCATGGCTGTGATTGGCGCTACTAATATACAGGCCCTGGGAACTACGCTGGGGGTACCCCAAACCCAAAACGGGTTTGTTATTCCAGATGCGGTTAGCAATGCTGCTGCAGCGGCGGCGCGCAATTCCAGCATCAACATGATTGAAGAGAGAAGCGATGCAATAGAACGCACTAACAAAACGACCAGAGTCGTTATGCTGGATACGCAAATTTTGGGATTTGGGCGTTGCAGTGTGGCTGAAGTGCGGGAGGGTAAGCAAGCGTGCGGGGGACGCTGAACATATGACGTGGACAGGAGCGGCTGATTACCGCTCCCCTAATATTGCCGTTTTATTCTAATTAATCAGTGGATTCTCACCAAAAAGCCATCGGATTTTTCGCAGCCGGGTTTGCTGTGTGCGGTAACGCTAACTCGGGCAAAGCCATGCTCCACGGGACGATCCAGTTTGCCGCGCACTTCAAATTGGCCGGTGGCGCGAGTGGTGATAATCAGTTCCTTAGGGGAAAAATGGATTTTTGGGCCGCCCAGGCTAACTTCGACGTTAATGGAAGTCGGGGTGGTATTGGCTGAGGCAACCAAAGAAAATTCACTAAACGATTGATTGTATTTGTTTGGTGATGGCTGGAATTCGGAGAAAATAGGCCGGTCGCAACTATGGGTGGCACCTGTATTATTGTAAGCATAAGCGACATTCAGGCTTATACTGAGGGCAACTGCGGCAAGGATTTTATAGCGGCATTTCATATTTTTTCTCCAGAGTCATACGGTGCTGTTAAGGCATTAATGTAGCTTATTGTTTTTGTGTTCCTACCAGCCGGCGGCGGGGTCGGGAACAGGGAGTATAGCAGAGATTAGTTTCGGGCAGATTCGCCTGGCGAGGGTTTTTGCTGCTGGATTAGCGCAGCAGGGAGTTTATTTCAGCCAATCCAAACTCATATCGTCTTTAAGGTTTACCCCGGATATACCGCGTTGTAAAGCTGCCTGACTCAAATACAGTAATTTGGCGGCTGCCACTTGATATGACAGGCCTTCCGGGGGGCGAATATTGGAAATACAATTGCGATCGGCATCGGTTTTGCCGGGATGAGGTTGATAGGTCAGATACACACCCAGACTATCTGCCGCACTGAGGCCGGGACGCTCACCCAGTATAATCACTGCCAGTCGCGCATTAAGTAAATGGCCAATTTCATCAGCAACTGCCACTCTGGCATTATTGAGTAAACAGATGGGGCCCAGGCTTAATGCACTGGTGCTAAAAGCAGCCAATACTGCCTGGAGAAAATCCAGGCCGTGATTGTCAACGGCGGTGGATGACAAACCGTTACTGAGTATCAAAACCACATCGTACGCCACCTTGGGACGGCACTCCAGCTGTTGGCGGCTGGATTCCTGCAAAATTCTGCCTTTATCGGGTCTTTGCAAATATTCTATGCGAGTGCTGACGGCTGTTTCCAGTTGCAAGGTCTGCAAGCCCAGCCGGGTTAATTGTTCGGCAAAGTCTGACCTGTTCCAGGCTTGATGCACGGCATCGCGGGCCGCCGCATGGGCCAGTTGGAAATCCAGCAGGGCGCTGGTCGGCAAACTACATCCTGCCCTGCCCTGAGCGATTCGGGCCTGGGTATAGCGGCGCAGCTGGTACCAGGGATCTTTCATGATTCTCTACCGGTTAAACCCCGAAATTGCGCCAATAAAGGGATATGCCGGCTCTGATCAGCCAAGGCATTGGCGCCATTAAAAATACCCATTTGGTCGAGCCAGGCGGCAAACTCCGGGGCCGGCAGTAAGCCCAATACCTGACGCAAATACAGACAATCGTGAAACGAGGTGCTTTGATAAGCGAGCATCACATCATCGGCCCCAGGAATGCCCATAATAAAATTACAGCCGGCTACCCCCAGTAAGGTGAGCAGATTATCCATATCATTCTGATCGGCTTCGGCATGGTTGGTGTAACAGACATCGCAACCCATCGGCAAACCCAGCAATTTTCCGCAAAAATGATCTTCCAGGCCGGCGCGGATAATTTGTTTGCCATCATACAGGTATTCCGGGCCGATAAAGCCCACCACGGTGTTAACCAATAAAGGCGAAAACTCTCTGGCAACTGCGTAAGCTCTGGCTTCGCAGGTTTGGGCATCAATGCCGTGATGGGCATTGGCGGATAGCGCACTGCCCTGCCCGGTTTCAAAATACATGACATGATCGGTATGGGGATTGCGCCGCAAATCGCTTGCCATGGCTTTAGCCTCTCTTAACAGGCTTAAATCAATCCCAAAACTTCGATTGGCCGCTGCAGTACCGGCTATGGATTGGAATACCAAATCCACCGGTGCGCCGCGTTGCATCAAGGTCATACTGGTGGTGACATGCGACAGCACACAGGATTGACTGGGAATCTGATGCCTATCAATAATTTCATCCAGCAGATTCAATAGGGTGGCGACATTATCCAGATTATCGGTGGCCGGATTAATGCCGATCACGGCATCGCCACTGCCATACAGCAGGCCATCCAGTGTACTGGCAGCAATGCCGCGCGGATCATCAGTGGGATGGTTGGGTTGTAAACGGCTGGACAATCGGCCAGGCAAGCCCAGTGTGGAACGAAACCGGGTGACTACCCGACAGCGTCTGGCCACGGCAATCAAATCCTGATTGCGCATGATCTTGCTGACTGCCGCGGCCATTTCCGGAATAATGGCCCATTTTATTTGCGCCAGGTCACTGGTATCAGCCAATAGCCAGTCCCGAAACTCCCCCACAGACATATTTTTGAAGGGGGCAAAGGCGATACTATCGTGTTGTTGATAGATTAAAGCCGAAACTTCATCGAGTTCCGGATCAATTAGAGGCTGATCTAAAAAGGTTTGTAACGGCAGATCGGCTAAAACCTGCTGGGCAATTGCTCTTTCCAGCTCTGATGCAGCGGCCAGCCCGGCCATTTCATCAGCCGCCCGCCGTGGTGAGGCTTTAGCCAGCAGGGTTTTAAGATCGTGAAAGCCAAAGTGCCGGCCTTTAACAGTTGCGGAATAGCTCATATTCAAAGGTAAGGTTTTGTAACTATCCAGACTTTCTCATGTTGTGTAGACCGTTATAAAACCTTCTCTACTCCAGAGCAGGCGTGCTTGGCCGTTTAGCCAAGCTTATACTGAAGTGAATTTATCAGCTATGAATTTCCAGATACAAAGCCCGGTACTCTTCGGTTAATTTATGCGTGGGGGCATAATGCACCAAAGGCTGGGCATCGGAATGTGATTCACGCACTTTGACCGATGAGGAAATTTTGGCTTCCAGTACCGGCAGACCTTCGGCAATTAATTCTTCTACCAGCTGGCGAGGCAGATTGGCCTGTTTCTGATACTGGTTGACAATAATGCCTTCCACTTCCAGGCCTTGGTTATGATCAGCCTTGACTTCGGCAATGGCACGCATCAGGGTATACAGTGATTCGCGGGCAAAGGTGTCACAATCGAAAGGTATCAGGCATTTTTCTGCCGCGATCAGTGCTGACTGGCTGTAAAAATTCAGCACCGGCGGGGTGTCTATGTAAATATGATCGTAACCTTCCAGTTTTTCCAGGGCTTCTTTGAGCTTAAAGATTTTATAACGTGATTCCAGCCGGCTTTGCAGGGCTTCCAGTTCAGGATGCGAAGGCAAAATATACAGATTGGGAAAAGGTGTTTCATGAATGGCGCTTTCCAGACCTTCCTTTCCACCACCGAATAAACCCAAGCCCAAATTGTCTTTAAAAAAATGGGCAATGGTTTTATCCGCATCCGTTACTTTACTGCCTAACAGATATTGAGTGGAATTGCCCTGAATATCC
Coding sequences within it:
- the eutC gene encoding ethanolamine ammonia-lyase subunit EutC, which encodes MKDPWYQLRRYTQARIAQGRAGCSLPTSALLDFQLAHAAARDAVHQAWNRSDFAEQLTRLGLQTLQLETAVSTRIEYLQRPDKGRILQESSRQQLECRPKVAYDVVLILSNGLSSTAVDNHGLDFLQAVLAAFSTSALSLGPICLLNNARVAVADEIGHLLNARLAVIILGERPGLSAADSLGVYLTYQPHPGKTDADRNCISNIRPPEGLSYQVAAAKLLYLSQAALQRGISGVNLKDDMSLDWLK
- a CDS encoding ethanolamine ammonia-lyase subunit EutB, encoding MSYSATVKGRHFGFHDLKTLLAKASPRRAADEMAGLAAASELERAIAQQVLADLPLQTFLDQPLIDPELDEVSALIYQQHDSIAFAPFKNMSVGEFRDWLLADTSDLAQIKWAIIPEMAAAVSKIMRNQDLIAVARRCRVVTRFRSTLGLPGRLSSRLQPNHPTDDPRGIAASTLDGLLYGSGDAVIGINPATDNLDNVATLLNLLDEIIDRHQIPSQSCVLSHVTTSMTLMQRGAPVDLVFQSIAGTAAANRSFGIDLSLLREAKAMASDLRRNPHTDHVMYFETGQGSALSANAHHGIDAQTCEARAYAVAREFSPLLVNTVVGFIGPEYLYDGKQIIRAGLEDHFCGKLLGLPMGCDVCYTNHAEADQNDMDNLLTLLGVAGCNFIMGIPGADDVMLAYQSTSFHDCLYLRQVLGLLPAPEFAAWLDQMGIFNGANALADQSRHIPLLAQFRGLTGRES
- a CDS encoding ParA family protein, producing MRRVIFNQKGGVGKSTITCNLAAISAVEGKKTLVIDLDIQGNSTQYLLGSKVTDADKTIAHFFKDNLGLGLFGGGKEGLESAIHETPFPNLYILPSHPELEALQSRLESRYKIFKLKEALEKLEGYDHIYIDTPPVLNFYSQSALIAAEKCLIPFDCDTFARESLYTLMRAIAEVKADHNQGLEVEGIIVNQYQKQANLPRQLVEELIAEGLPVLEAKISSSVKVRESHSDAQPLVHYAPTHKLTEEYRALYLEIHS